One genomic region from Cydia amplana chromosome Z, ilCydAmpl1.1, whole genome shotgun sequence encodes:
- the LOC134661499 gene encoding matrix metalloproteinase-14 isoform X1 has translation MYLSLTIKGGKASRHMAFVSLRSTLRIGLAALTALALLARGSAAPAFAGTDNAMMYLAQYGYLSPAVRNPSSGHIMDESSWRRAIAEFQSFAGLNATGELDEETTQVMSLPRCGVRDKVGFGESRAKRYALQGSRWRVKNLTYKISKYPSKLNRAEVDAELAKAFNVWADYTDLTFTQKRSGQVHIEIRFEKGEHGDGDPFDGPGGTLAHAYFPVYGGDAHFDDAEMWSINSRRGTNLFQVAAHEFGHSLGLSHSDVRSALMAPFYRGYDPAFQLDTDDIQGIQALYGRKTQTDIGGGALAPAAPAAPRPTTAPPSAEDPALCADPNIDTIFNSADGNTFIFKGEHYWRLTEDGVASGYPRLISRSWPNLPGNIDAAFTYKNGKTYFFKGSKYWRYNGQRMDGDYPKEISEGFTGIPDNLDAALVWSGNGKIYFYKGSKFWRFDPAQRPPVKSTYPKPLSNWEGIPDNINAALQYTNGYTYFFKGGQYWRFNDRTFSVDSDNPAFPRSTAFWWLGCSSAPRGTVGGNARLSAPVPSEDDVGDIQFDADGEEASGGNRSASARLSAGIAALALAAVCSRF, from the exons ATGTACTTATCGTTAACAATAAAAGGAGGCAAAGCTTCAAGACACATGGCGTTCGTGAGCCTGAGGAGCACGTTGCGGATAGGGCTGGCGGCGCTGACCGCGTTGGCGCTGCTCGCGCGCGGCAGCGCGGCGCCCGCCTTCGCCGGCACCGACAACGCCATG ATGTACCTGGCGCAGTACGGGtacttaagcccggcggtgcgCAACCCGTCCAGCGGACACATCATGGACGAGAGCTCGTGGCGCCGCGCCATTGCCGAGTTCCAGAGCTTCGCTGGACTCAATGCGACAG GCGAGCTGGACGAGGAGACGACGCAGGTGATGTCGCTGCCGCGCTGTGGCGTGCGGGACAAAGTCGGCTTCGGGGAGAGCCGTGCCAAGAGATACGCGCTGCAAG GGTCCCGGTGGCGAGTGAAGAACCTAACCTACAAGATCTCCAAGTACCCGTCGAAGCTGAACAGAGCGGAGGTGGATGCCGAGTTGGCTAAAGCGTTCAACGTCTGGGCCGACTACACCGACCTCACCTTTACCCAAAAACGATCTGGACAAGTCCATATCGAAATAAG GTTTGAAAAGGGAGAGCACGGGGACGGCGATCCGTTTGACGGGCCCGGCGGCACTCTGGCCCACGCTTATTTTCCG GTGTACGGTGGTGACGCGCACTTTGACGACGCTGAGATGTGGTCTATCAACTCGAGGAGGGGAACTAATCTTTTCCAG GTGGCTGCGCACGAGTTCGGACATTCGTTAGGTCTTTCGCACAGTGACGTTCGTTCCGCGCTCATGGCGCCCTTCTACAGAGGTTACGACCCCGCCTTCCAGCTAGATACGGACGATATTCAAGGCATTCAG GCACTCTACGGGCGTAAAACTCAGACTGACATCGGAGGAGGCGCGCTGGCGCCCGCTGCGCCGGCCGCGCCGCGGCCCACCACGGCACCGCCATCGGCGGAGGACCCAGCGCTATGCGCCGATCCCAATATCGACACTATATTCAACTCCGCCGACGGAAACACATTTATATTCAAGG GTGAACATTACTGGCGGTTGACCGAGGACGGAGTAGCATCAGGGTACCCGCGCCTCATCTCGCGCTCGTGGCCCAACTTGCCCGGCAACATCGATGCCGCCTTCACCTACAAGAACGGCAAGACCTACTTCTTCAAGGGCTCCAAATACTGGAGGTACAATGGACAGAGGATGGATGGCGACTATCCGAAAGAAATTAGCGAAG GTTTCACTGGTATTCCGGACAACTTAGACGCTGCGCTCGTCTGGTCCGGAAACGGCAAGATTTACTTTTACAAGGGCTCCAAGTTCTGGAGGTTCGACCCTGCGCAGCGGCCGCCTGTCAAGTCCACCTACCCCAAGCCCTTGTCCAACTGGGAGGGCATCCCCGACAACATCAACGCTGCCCTTCAATATACGAATGGCTACACCTACTTCTTTAAGGGAGGCCAGTACTGGAGGTTTAACGACAGGACGTTTAGT GTGGACTCCGATAATCCCGCGTTCCCACGCAGCACGGCTTTCTGGTGGCTGGGTTGCTCGAGCGCGCCACGCGGCACAGTTGGAGGTAACGCGCGGCTGTCTGCCCCCGTGCCGTCGGAAGATGACGTCGGCGATATTCAGTTCGACGCAG
- the LOC134661499 gene encoding matrix metalloproteinase-14 isoform X4, translated as MYLSLTIKGGKASRHMAFVSLRSTLRIGLAALTALALLARGSAAPAFAGTDNAMMYLAQYGYLSPAVRNPSSGHIMDESSWRRAIAEFQSFAGLNATGELDEETTQVMSLPRCGVRDKVGFGESRAKRYALQGSRWRVKNLTYKISKYPSKLNRAEVDAELAKAFNVWADYTDLTFTQKRSGQVHIEIRFEKGEHGDGDPFDGPGGTLAHAYFPVYGGDAHFDDAEMWSINSRRGTNLFQVAAHEFGHSLGLSHSDVRSALMAPFYRGYDPAFQLDTDDIQGIQALYGRKTQTDIGGGALAPAAPAAPRPTTAPPSAEDPALCADPNIDTIFNSADGNTFIFKGEHYWRLTEDGVASGYPRLISRSWPNLPGNIDAAFTYKNGKTYFFKGSKYWRYNGQRMDGDYPKEISEGFTGIPDNLDAALVWSGNGKIYFYKGSKFWRFDPAQRPPVKSTYPKPLSNWEGIPDNINAALQYTNGYTYFFKGGQYWRFNDRTFSVDSDNPAFPRSTAFWWLGCSSAPRGTVGGVNPSAPRSFFWFRK; from the exons ATGTACTTATCGTTAACAATAAAAGGAGGCAAAGCTTCAAGACACATGGCGTTCGTGAGCCTGAGGAGCACGTTGCGGATAGGGCTGGCGGCGCTGACCGCGTTGGCGCTGCTCGCGCGCGGCAGCGCGGCGCCCGCCTTCGCCGGCACCGACAACGCCATG ATGTACCTGGCGCAGTACGGGtacttaagcccggcggtgcgCAACCCGTCCAGCGGACACATCATGGACGAGAGCTCGTGGCGCCGCGCCATTGCCGAGTTCCAGAGCTTCGCTGGACTCAATGCGACAG GCGAGCTGGACGAGGAGACGACGCAGGTGATGTCGCTGCCGCGCTGTGGCGTGCGGGACAAAGTCGGCTTCGGGGAGAGCCGTGCCAAGAGATACGCGCTGCAAG GGTCCCGGTGGCGAGTGAAGAACCTAACCTACAAGATCTCCAAGTACCCGTCGAAGCTGAACAGAGCGGAGGTGGATGCCGAGTTGGCTAAAGCGTTCAACGTCTGGGCCGACTACACCGACCTCACCTTTACCCAAAAACGATCTGGACAAGTCCATATCGAAATAAG GTTTGAAAAGGGAGAGCACGGGGACGGCGATCCGTTTGACGGGCCCGGCGGCACTCTGGCCCACGCTTATTTTCCG GTGTACGGTGGTGACGCGCACTTTGACGACGCTGAGATGTGGTCTATCAACTCGAGGAGGGGAACTAATCTTTTCCAG GTGGCTGCGCACGAGTTCGGACATTCGTTAGGTCTTTCGCACAGTGACGTTCGTTCCGCGCTCATGGCGCCCTTCTACAGAGGTTACGACCCCGCCTTCCAGCTAGATACGGACGATATTCAAGGCATTCAG GCACTCTACGGGCGTAAAACTCAGACTGACATCGGAGGAGGCGCGCTGGCGCCCGCTGCGCCGGCCGCGCCGCGGCCCACCACGGCACCGCCATCGGCGGAGGACCCAGCGCTATGCGCCGATCCCAATATCGACACTATATTCAACTCCGCCGACGGAAACACATTTATATTCAAGG GTGAACATTACTGGCGGTTGACCGAGGACGGAGTAGCATCAGGGTACCCGCGCCTCATCTCGCGCTCGTGGCCCAACTTGCCCGGCAACATCGATGCCGCCTTCACCTACAAGAACGGCAAGACCTACTTCTTCAAGGGCTCCAAATACTGGAGGTACAATGGACAGAGGATGGATGGCGACTATCCGAAAGAAATTAGCGAAG GTTTCACTGGTATTCCGGACAACTTAGACGCTGCGCTCGTCTGGTCCGGAAACGGCAAGATTTACTTTTACAAGGGCTCCAAGTTCTGGAGGTTCGACCCTGCGCAGCGGCCGCCTGTCAAGTCCACCTACCCCAAGCCCTTGTCCAACTGGGAGGGCATCCCCGACAACATCAACGCTGCCCTTCAATATACGAATGGCTACACCTACTTCTTTAAGGGAGGCCAGTACTGGAGGTTTAACGACAGGACGTTTAGT GTGGACTCCGATAATCCCGCGTTCCCACGCAGCACGGCTTTCTGGTGGCTGGGTTGCTCGAGCGCGCCACGCGGCACAGTTGGAG
- the LOC134661499 gene encoding matrix metalloproteinase-14 isoform X3 — MYLSLTIKGGKASRHMAFVSLRSTLRIGLAALTALALLARGSAAPAFAGTDNAMMYLAQYGYLSPAVRNPSSGHIMDESSWRRAIAEFQSFAGLNATGELDEETTQVMSLPRCGVRDKVGFGESRAKRYALQGSRWRVKNLTYKISKYPSKLNRAEVDAELAKAFNVWADYTDLTFTQKRSGQVHIEIRFEKGEHGDGDPFDGPGGTLAHAYFPVYGGDAHFDDAEMWSINSRRGTNLFQVAAHEFGHSLGLSHSDVRSALMAPFYRGYDPAFQLDTDDIQGIQALYGRKTQTDIGGGALAPAAPAAPRPTTAPPSAEDPALCADPNIDTIFNSADGNTFIFKGEHYWRLTEDGVASGYPRLISRSWPNLPGNIDAAFTYKNGKTYFFKGSKYWRYNGQRMDGDYPKEISEGFTGIPDNLDAALVWSGNGKIYFYKGSKFWRFDPAQRPPVKSTYPKPLSNWEGIPDNINAALQYTNGYTYFFKGGQYWRFNDRTFSVDSDNPAFPRSTAFWWLGCSSAPRGTVGDGEEASGGNRSASARLSAGIAALALAAVCSRF; from the exons ATGTACTTATCGTTAACAATAAAAGGAGGCAAAGCTTCAAGACACATGGCGTTCGTGAGCCTGAGGAGCACGTTGCGGATAGGGCTGGCGGCGCTGACCGCGTTGGCGCTGCTCGCGCGCGGCAGCGCGGCGCCCGCCTTCGCCGGCACCGACAACGCCATG ATGTACCTGGCGCAGTACGGGtacttaagcccggcggtgcgCAACCCGTCCAGCGGACACATCATGGACGAGAGCTCGTGGCGCCGCGCCATTGCCGAGTTCCAGAGCTTCGCTGGACTCAATGCGACAG GCGAGCTGGACGAGGAGACGACGCAGGTGATGTCGCTGCCGCGCTGTGGCGTGCGGGACAAAGTCGGCTTCGGGGAGAGCCGTGCCAAGAGATACGCGCTGCAAG GGTCCCGGTGGCGAGTGAAGAACCTAACCTACAAGATCTCCAAGTACCCGTCGAAGCTGAACAGAGCGGAGGTGGATGCCGAGTTGGCTAAAGCGTTCAACGTCTGGGCCGACTACACCGACCTCACCTTTACCCAAAAACGATCTGGACAAGTCCATATCGAAATAAG GTTTGAAAAGGGAGAGCACGGGGACGGCGATCCGTTTGACGGGCCCGGCGGCACTCTGGCCCACGCTTATTTTCCG GTGTACGGTGGTGACGCGCACTTTGACGACGCTGAGATGTGGTCTATCAACTCGAGGAGGGGAACTAATCTTTTCCAG GTGGCTGCGCACGAGTTCGGACATTCGTTAGGTCTTTCGCACAGTGACGTTCGTTCCGCGCTCATGGCGCCCTTCTACAGAGGTTACGACCCCGCCTTCCAGCTAGATACGGACGATATTCAAGGCATTCAG GCACTCTACGGGCGTAAAACTCAGACTGACATCGGAGGAGGCGCGCTGGCGCCCGCTGCGCCGGCCGCGCCGCGGCCCACCACGGCACCGCCATCGGCGGAGGACCCAGCGCTATGCGCCGATCCCAATATCGACACTATATTCAACTCCGCCGACGGAAACACATTTATATTCAAGG GTGAACATTACTGGCGGTTGACCGAGGACGGAGTAGCATCAGGGTACCCGCGCCTCATCTCGCGCTCGTGGCCCAACTTGCCCGGCAACATCGATGCCGCCTTCACCTACAAGAACGGCAAGACCTACTTCTTCAAGGGCTCCAAATACTGGAGGTACAATGGACAGAGGATGGATGGCGACTATCCGAAAGAAATTAGCGAAG GTTTCACTGGTATTCCGGACAACTTAGACGCTGCGCTCGTCTGGTCCGGAAACGGCAAGATTTACTTTTACAAGGGCTCCAAGTTCTGGAGGTTCGACCCTGCGCAGCGGCCGCCTGTCAAGTCCACCTACCCCAAGCCCTTGTCCAACTGGGAGGGCATCCCCGACAACATCAACGCTGCCCTTCAATATACGAATGGCTACACCTACTTCTTTAAGGGAGGCCAGTACTGGAGGTTTAACGACAGGACGTTTAGT GTGGACTCCGATAATCCCGCGTTCCCACGCAGCACGGCTTTCTGGTGGCTGGGTTGCTCGAGCGCGCCACGCGGCACAGTTGGAG
- the LOC134661499 gene encoding matrix metalloproteinase-14 isoform X2, with protein MYLSLTIKGGKASRHMAFVSLRSTLRIGLAALTALALLARGSAAPAFAGTDNAMMYLAQYGYLSPAVRNPSSGHIMDESSWRRAIAEFQSFAGLNATGELDEETTQVMSLPRCGVRDKVGFGESRAKRYALQGSRWRVKNLTYKISKYPSKLNRAEVDAELAKAFNVWADYTDLTFTQKRSGQVHIEIRFEKGEHGDGDPFDGPGGTLAHAYFPVYGGDAHFDDAEMWSINSRRGTNLFQVAAHEFGHSLGLSHSDVRSALMAPFYRGYDPAFQLDTDDIQGIQALYGRKTQTDIGGGALAPAAPAAPRPTTAPPSAEDPALCADPNIDTIFNSADGNTFIFKGEHYWRLTEDGVASGYPRLISRSWPNLPGNIDAAFTYKNGKTYFFKGSKYWRYNGQRMDGDYPKEISEGFTGIPDNLDAALVWSGNGKIYFYKGSKFWRFDPAQRPPVKSTYPKPLSNWEGIPDNINAALQYTNGYTYFFKGGQYWRFNDRTFSVDSDNPAFPRSTAFWWLGCSSAPRGTVGGNARLSAPVPSEDDVGDIQFDAVVSVQSGGARL; from the exons ATGTACTTATCGTTAACAATAAAAGGAGGCAAAGCTTCAAGACACATGGCGTTCGTGAGCCTGAGGAGCACGTTGCGGATAGGGCTGGCGGCGCTGACCGCGTTGGCGCTGCTCGCGCGCGGCAGCGCGGCGCCCGCCTTCGCCGGCACCGACAACGCCATG ATGTACCTGGCGCAGTACGGGtacttaagcccggcggtgcgCAACCCGTCCAGCGGACACATCATGGACGAGAGCTCGTGGCGCCGCGCCATTGCCGAGTTCCAGAGCTTCGCTGGACTCAATGCGACAG GCGAGCTGGACGAGGAGACGACGCAGGTGATGTCGCTGCCGCGCTGTGGCGTGCGGGACAAAGTCGGCTTCGGGGAGAGCCGTGCCAAGAGATACGCGCTGCAAG GGTCCCGGTGGCGAGTGAAGAACCTAACCTACAAGATCTCCAAGTACCCGTCGAAGCTGAACAGAGCGGAGGTGGATGCCGAGTTGGCTAAAGCGTTCAACGTCTGGGCCGACTACACCGACCTCACCTTTACCCAAAAACGATCTGGACAAGTCCATATCGAAATAAG GTTTGAAAAGGGAGAGCACGGGGACGGCGATCCGTTTGACGGGCCCGGCGGCACTCTGGCCCACGCTTATTTTCCG GTGTACGGTGGTGACGCGCACTTTGACGACGCTGAGATGTGGTCTATCAACTCGAGGAGGGGAACTAATCTTTTCCAG GTGGCTGCGCACGAGTTCGGACATTCGTTAGGTCTTTCGCACAGTGACGTTCGTTCCGCGCTCATGGCGCCCTTCTACAGAGGTTACGACCCCGCCTTCCAGCTAGATACGGACGATATTCAAGGCATTCAG GCACTCTACGGGCGTAAAACTCAGACTGACATCGGAGGAGGCGCGCTGGCGCCCGCTGCGCCGGCCGCGCCGCGGCCCACCACGGCACCGCCATCGGCGGAGGACCCAGCGCTATGCGCCGATCCCAATATCGACACTATATTCAACTCCGCCGACGGAAACACATTTATATTCAAGG GTGAACATTACTGGCGGTTGACCGAGGACGGAGTAGCATCAGGGTACCCGCGCCTCATCTCGCGCTCGTGGCCCAACTTGCCCGGCAACATCGATGCCGCCTTCACCTACAAGAACGGCAAGACCTACTTCTTCAAGGGCTCCAAATACTGGAGGTACAATGGACAGAGGATGGATGGCGACTATCCGAAAGAAATTAGCGAAG GTTTCACTGGTATTCCGGACAACTTAGACGCTGCGCTCGTCTGGTCCGGAAACGGCAAGATTTACTTTTACAAGGGCTCCAAGTTCTGGAGGTTCGACCCTGCGCAGCGGCCGCCTGTCAAGTCCACCTACCCCAAGCCCTTGTCCAACTGGGAGGGCATCCCCGACAACATCAACGCTGCCCTTCAATATACGAATGGCTACACCTACTTCTTTAAGGGAGGCCAGTACTGGAGGTTTAACGACAGGACGTTTAGT GTGGACTCCGATAATCCCGCGTTCCCACGCAGCACGGCTTTCTGGTGGCTGGGTTGCTCGAGCGCGCCACGCGGCACAGTTGGAGGTAACGCGCGGCTGTCTGCCCCCGTGCCGTCGGAAGATGACGTCGGCGATATTCAGTTCGACGCAG
- the LOC134661499 gene encoding matrix metalloproteinase-14 isoform X5, giving the protein MYLSLTIKGGKASRHMAFVSLRSTLRIGLAALTALALLARGSAAPAFAGTDNAMMYLAQYGYLSPAVRNPSSGHIMDESSWRRAIAEFQSFAGLNATGELDEETTQVMSLPRCGVRDKVGFGESRAKRYALQGSRWRVKNLTYKISKYPSKLNRAEVDAELAKAFNVWADYTDLTFTQKRSGQVHIEIRFEKGEHGDGDPFDGPGGTLAHAYFPVYGGDAHFDDAEMWSINSRRGTNLFQVAAHEFGHSLGLSHSDVRSALMAPFYRGYDPAFQLDTDDIQGIQALYGRKTQTDIGGGALAPAAPAAPRPTTAPPSAEDPALCADPNIDTIFNSADGNTFIFKGEHYWRLTEDGVASGYPRLISRSWPNLPGNIDAAFTYKNGKTYFFKGSKYWRYNGQRMDGDYPKEISEGFTGIPDNLDAALVWSGNGKIYFYKGSKFWRFDPAQRPPVKSTYPKPLSNWEGIPDNINAALQYTNGYTYFFKGGQYWRFNDRTFSVDSDNPAFPRSTAFWWLGCSSAPRGTVGVVSVQSGGARL; this is encoded by the exons ATGTACTTATCGTTAACAATAAAAGGAGGCAAAGCTTCAAGACACATGGCGTTCGTGAGCCTGAGGAGCACGTTGCGGATAGGGCTGGCGGCGCTGACCGCGTTGGCGCTGCTCGCGCGCGGCAGCGCGGCGCCCGCCTTCGCCGGCACCGACAACGCCATG ATGTACCTGGCGCAGTACGGGtacttaagcccggcggtgcgCAACCCGTCCAGCGGACACATCATGGACGAGAGCTCGTGGCGCCGCGCCATTGCCGAGTTCCAGAGCTTCGCTGGACTCAATGCGACAG GCGAGCTGGACGAGGAGACGACGCAGGTGATGTCGCTGCCGCGCTGTGGCGTGCGGGACAAAGTCGGCTTCGGGGAGAGCCGTGCCAAGAGATACGCGCTGCAAG GGTCCCGGTGGCGAGTGAAGAACCTAACCTACAAGATCTCCAAGTACCCGTCGAAGCTGAACAGAGCGGAGGTGGATGCCGAGTTGGCTAAAGCGTTCAACGTCTGGGCCGACTACACCGACCTCACCTTTACCCAAAAACGATCTGGACAAGTCCATATCGAAATAAG GTTTGAAAAGGGAGAGCACGGGGACGGCGATCCGTTTGACGGGCCCGGCGGCACTCTGGCCCACGCTTATTTTCCG GTGTACGGTGGTGACGCGCACTTTGACGACGCTGAGATGTGGTCTATCAACTCGAGGAGGGGAACTAATCTTTTCCAG GTGGCTGCGCACGAGTTCGGACATTCGTTAGGTCTTTCGCACAGTGACGTTCGTTCCGCGCTCATGGCGCCCTTCTACAGAGGTTACGACCCCGCCTTCCAGCTAGATACGGACGATATTCAAGGCATTCAG GCACTCTACGGGCGTAAAACTCAGACTGACATCGGAGGAGGCGCGCTGGCGCCCGCTGCGCCGGCCGCGCCGCGGCCCACCACGGCACCGCCATCGGCGGAGGACCCAGCGCTATGCGCCGATCCCAATATCGACACTATATTCAACTCCGCCGACGGAAACACATTTATATTCAAGG GTGAACATTACTGGCGGTTGACCGAGGACGGAGTAGCATCAGGGTACCCGCGCCTCATCTCGCGCTCGTGGCCCAACTTGCCCGGCAACATCGATGCCGCCTTCACCTACAAGAACGGCAAGACCTACTTCTTCAAGGGCTCCAAATACTGGAGGTACAATGGACAGAGGATGGATGGCGACTATCCGAAAGAAATTAGCGAAG GTTTCACTGGTATTCCGGACAACTTAGACGCTGCGCTCGTCTGGTCCGGAAACGGCAAGATTTACTTTTACAAGGGCTCCAAGTTCTGGAGGTTCGACCCTGCGCAGCGGCCGCCTGTCAAGTCCACCTACCCCAAGCCCTTGTCCAACTGGGAGGGCATCCCCGACAACATCAACGCTGCCCTTCAATATACGAATGGCTACACCTACTTCTTTAAGGGAGGCCAGTACTGGAGGTTTAACGACAGGACGTTTAGT GTGGACTCCGATAATCCCGCGTTCCCACGCAGCACGGCTTTCTGGTGGCTGGGTTGCTCGAGCGCGCCACGCGGCACAGTTGGAG